Proteins from a genomic interval of Arachis hypogaea cultivar Tifrunner chromosome 10, arahy.Tifrunner.gnm2.J5K5, whole genome shotgun sequence:
- the LOC112716877 gene encoding serine carboxypeptidase-like 20, with translation MVGANRIVSLFLFHFFLVTQSAPTKNLVNQVPGFDGKLPSKHYAGYVTVDEDHGKNLYYYFVESESDPKKDPVVLWLNGGPGCSSFDGFVYEHGPFNFEKPKAKGVLPKLTLNKYSWSKVSNIIYLDSPAGVGFSYAKNESAYETGDIRVAHDTHVFLLKWFQLYPEFQHNQFFLAGESFAGIYVPTLANNIVKGIDEARMQPKINFKGYMIGNGVCDDKFDGNALVPFAYGMGLISEEIFKETESVCKGSYYNPQTKGCASQLLKVNQLISGLNIYNILEPCYHSNGTDARTIPNNNRLPESFKQLGVTERGLPVRKRMFGRAWPHGAIVKNGIVPSWPQLIHGGANVPCTDDEVAFLWLNNDAVRKAIHTADKSLVNKWVLCTDQLSYHHTLGSMIKYHQYLTFSGYRALIFSGDHDLCVPYTGSQAWTSSLGYQIIDEWRPWFIDGQVAGFTQGYEFNLTFLTIKGAGHTVPEYKPKESLYFYKQFIHGKKI, from the exons ATGGTTGGTGCCAATAGAATTGTGAGCTTATTCTTATTTCACTTTTTCTTGGTGACTCAATCAGCACCCACAAAAAATCTTGTGAATCAAGTTCCAGGGTTTGATGGAAAACTACCTTCCAAACACTATGCCGG GTATGTGACGGTAGATGAAGATCATGGAAAGAAcctatattattattttgttgaatCAGAGTCCGACCCGAAAAAGGACCCGGTGGTTCTATGGCTTAATGGTGGACCCGGTTGTTCCAGCTTCGATGGTTTTGTATATGAGCATG GtccatttaattttgaaaaaccaAAGGCTAAAGGAGTCTTGCCTAAGTTGACTCTCAACAAATATAGTTGGTCAAAG gtTTCAAATATCATATACTTGGATTCTCCTGCTGGAGTTGGGTTCTCTTACGCAAAAAATGAATCAGCTTATGAAACTGGGGATATAAGAGTTGCCCATGATACACACGTTTTTCTCCTTAAG TGGTTTCAACTGTACCCTGAGTTCCAACACAACCAATTTTTCTTAGCTGGAGAATCATTTGCTGGGATTTATGTGCCTACTCTTGCTAATAACATAGTGAAAG GAATTGATGAAGCAAGGATGCAgccaaaaataaatttcaag GGTTACATGATAGGAAATGGTGTTTGTGATGATAAATTTGATGGCAATGCTCTTGTTCCGTTTGCATATGGGATGGGTCTTATTTCTGAAGAAATATTCAAG GAGACAGAAAGTGTTTGCAAAGGAAGCTACTACAATCCTCAAACTAAGGGTTGCGCATCACAACTTCTTAAAGTAAACCAG CTTATTAGTGGGCTAAACATATATAACATTTTGGAACCATGTTACCATAGCAATGGAACAGACGCAAGGACAATACCTAATAATAATAGGTTGCCAGAAAGCTTTAAGCAATTGGGTGTAACAGAGAGAGGTTTGCCAGTTAGGAAGAGAATGTTTGGTCGTGCATGGCCTCATGGAGCTATTGTCAAAAATGGAATTGTCCCATCTTGGCCACAACTCATCCATGGAGGTGCTAATGTTCCATGCACT GATGATGAAGTTGCTTTCTTATGGTTGAACAATGATGCAGTTAGAAAAGCAATTCACACAGCAGAT AAAAGTTTGGTTAACAAATGGGTGTTATGCACGGACCAACTTTCTTACCACCATACTCTTGGAAGCATGATCAAGTATCACCAATACCTAACTTTCAGCGGTTATCGAGCACTTATATTTAG TGGTGATCATGACTTGTGTGTTCCATATACTGGAAGCCAAGCATGGACAAGTTCATTGGGATATCAGATTATAGATGAATGGAGGCCTTGGTTTATAGATGGTCAAGTTGCCGG GTTTACACAAGGATACGAATTCAATCTTACATTTTTAACCATAAAG GGAGCTGGCCACACTGTTCCAGAATATAAGCCTAAAGAGTCATTGTACTTTTACAAACAATTTATTCATGGAAAGAAAATATGA
- the LOC112718020 gene encoding uncharacterized protein gives MRNFITKINNGKVRKTAHKNKLNFYTKTEVEVLPIKTFAFNPFKFCTFVELEANAPMDGNLLFDEINATIVPLCTKEEVFNMTQKTSCWIVGNIVSLEVGKYDWSYTACKTCPKKVLERKDRYRLQVVVTDGSGYIKFLLWNKEAEQMVEKAAKKIKELCCSQHVPKSPTNETGDNSNGHETVYLFKDSSVESNGDSSYETLAKRSFPDIGDGTTAEAGVSANVQASANKIFKGNYGQKKLD, from the exons ATGCGGAATTTTATTACGAAAATTAACAATGGAAAGGTAAGAAAAACTGCTCATAAGAACAAGCTTAACTTCTATACAAAGacagaggtggaagtccttcctATCAAGACTTTCGCTTTTAACCCATTCAAATTTTGCACATTTGTTGAACTTGAGGCAAATGCTCCAATGGATGGAAATCTGTTGTTTG ATGAGATCAACGCAACCATTGTTCCATTATGCACCAAAGAGGAGGTTTTTAATATGACACAG AAAACCTCCTGCTGGATTGTGGGGAACATTGTGTCTTTAGAGGTTGGTAAATATGACTGGTCTTATACGGCGTGTAAGACATGTCCAAAGAAAgttctagagagaaaagatag GTATAGGCTGCAAGTAGTCGTGACTGATGGAAGCGGTTATATAAAGTTCCTTCTGTGGAACAAAGAAGCAGAGCAAATGGTGGAAAAGGCTGCTAAGAAAATTAAGGAGTTATGT TGTTCTCAACATGTGCCTAAAAGCCCTACAAATGAAACAGGTGATAATAGCAATGGACATGAGACAGTTTATCTGTTCAAG GATTCATCAGTTGAGAGCAACGGTGATAGCTCCTATGAAACTCTAGCCAAGAGGTCTTTCCCTGATATAGGTGATGGTACCACGGCAGAAGCAGGTGTGTCAGCAAATGTGCAAGCATCAGCTAACAAGATTTTTAAGGGAAATTATGGACAAAAAAAGCTGGATTGA
- the LOC112716878 gene encoding uncharacterized protein has protein sequence MESSGSMKLTPTTTAFLSSLLPNPKPHSILIPSYSAFKPKPLKTLTLTTPNYAPCIPKSYAADVSSSAVTNTTAASSPRNLRSRLQNGDTLYGLFLLSFSPTLAEIAGLAGYDFVVVDMEHGHGGISDALPCLHALAATGTAAILRVPESSATWAKKALDLGPQGIMFPMIDSAESAIDAVSFCRFPPAGIRGSAHSVVRASGYGIDEGYLGSYQEELLIMCQVESVEGVKNVGEISAVDGVDCIQMGPLDLSASMGYLWDPGNRKVRQLMREAEAKILKSRSGGGVGVGTYLSGFAMPHDGPGDLKSRGYHMVSGAVDVGLFRSAAVEDVKKFRLSLIDEDHDSEEEEGKDADEKYWSE, from the coding sequence ATGGAGAGCAGTGGCAGCATGAAGCTCACACCAACAACCACCGcattcctctcttctcttctcccaaACCCAAAGCCTCATTCAATCCTCATCCCTTCTTATTCCGCATTCAAACCCAAACCCCTCAAAACCCTTACCCTCACCACACCCAATTATGCTCCGTGTATTCCCAAATCCTACGCCGCCGATGTTTCCTCTTCCGCTGTTACAAACACAACCGCCGCATCCTCTCCCCGAAACCTCAGGTCACGCCTCCAAAACGGCGACACACTCTAcggcctcttcctcctctccttctcCCCAACACTCGCCGAGATCGCCGGCCTCGCAGGCTACGACTTCGTCGTCGTCGACATGGAGCACGGCCACGGCGGAATCTCCGACGCGCTCCCCTGTCTCCACGCTCTCGCAGCCACCGGCACCGCCGCAATCCTCCGCGTTCCTGAGAGCTCCGCCACTTGGGCTAAGAAAGCCCTGGACTTAGGCCCACAGGGGATCATGTTTCCGATGATCGATTCCGCGGAATCCGCCATCGACGCCGTGTCGTTCTGCCGGTTCCCTCCCGCCGGGATCCGTGGCTCGGCTCACTCGGTCGTCCGGGCTTCCGGTTACGGCATCGATGAAGGTTACCTTGGTAGTTACCAAGAAGAGCTGTTGATTATGTGCCAGGTTGAGTCCGTTGAGGGAGTGAAGAACGTTGGTGAGATCTCAGCCGTTGATGGAGTTGACTGCATCCAAATGGGGCCGTTGGATCTGAGCGCCAGTATGGGGTACTTGTGGGACCCAGGGAACAGGAAAGTGAGGCAGTTGATGAGGGAGGCTGAGGCGAAGATTCTGAAAAGCCGCAGCGGCGGTGGTGTCGGCGTTGGGACTTACCTGTCTGGGTTCGCTATGCCGCATGATGGGCCTGGGGATCTCAAGTCACGTGGGTATCACATGGTGTCTGGTGCTGTTGACGTTGGGTTGTTTAGAAGCGCTGCTGTGGAAGATGTGAAGAAATTCAGGTTGAGTTTGATTGATGAAGATCATGATAGTGAGGAGGAAGAGGGTAAAGATGCTGATGAGAAGTACTGGAGTGAGTGA